A part of Prolixibacteraceae bacterium genomic DNA contains:
- a CDS encoding serine hydrolase, which produces MNTHIFPYIITLLLLSFSLSKPLTASTEKEKASMSITKEQNNNPVENVFMLDMSTDTLFQQGLSIVSKYKIGGVLLGENHIDALSKKIEQIHKRISHPIFIAVLENPNQPLVKLSSENINNIVEDSIAYYYGSLQGQYLQQIGANMYISRALSHHQNAQQLLASPNISKPHLATLHKEILFWEGLHNSHIVGIKEVTETFHINKESNLSLLEKRYKEIHHPKEQNRWKGTYYNYKNSKTQQKTIQSLLHDPIHFSTYSFMDLNDIASINSRSLQKHLALESIMDGNEMVLIKPNQWKIVGKVTQRLFKVAESTSSLSATQKNMFELYKWSKSGNTIPKNRLDKIQDVFAQHFYQKSIVLLKDESNNIPTNNLGSTHFTSISFEIDSLESFTERLKSYTHIEEFKIDDKIESKEVDEFLKHLPTNTQVFLSIGKNMVFSSKNIILLNKILHHKQVQLVWFRGASLLSTDFNINKVKGVIIAPSTTTLAQNTTAQSIMGANRIDGILAKSLSNEYPIGYGLVRDDMGRLGFNTPEYEQIDSDKLQSRIDSLAHLGMTEKAYPGCQILIAKNNKIIFHKTYGYHTYKKQFAVKKDDIYDWASITKVAGPTIPIMQLYEKNVISLDVPYATYWPMWQNSNKEEISLRDILAHQAQLKPYLPLWSNTLDRNGRYKKSIIHHKKSKHFNLKVSPNLYIKNSFKDTIFSEITQSKLLGHKKYTYSGLAFFTFPRMIELVTHQSYEKYLRDSIYRPLGATTVTYNPYKYFAHNRYVPTENDQFFRKRLIVGYVHDEGAALMGGVSGNAGLFGDIVDCAKIFQMFLNEGTYGDKKFIEPSTIKEFTRCQFPENENRRGLSFDKPLIDNSDKSIDECYPAYGCSNQSYGHGGFTGTFAWADPKGKLLFIFFSNRVYPTRKDKILYELNLRPQIQQVIYNLVDSVDYKKELS; this is translated from the coding sequence TTTCAACAAGGGTTATCTATTGTCAGCAAATACAAGATTGGAGGAGTACTATTAGGAGAGAATCATATCGATGCTCTATCAAAAAAGATAGAGCAGATACATAAACGAATCTCACATCCCATTTTTATTGCGGTGCTTGAGAACCCAAACCAACCCCTTGTCAAGTTATCTTCTGAAAACATCAATAACATCGTAGAAGACTCTATTGCCTACTACTATGGTTCACTCCAAGGGCAATACCTTCAGCAGATAGGTGCAAACATGTATATATCTAGAGCCCTCTCTCATCATCAAAACGCTCAACAACTATTGGCATCTCCGAATATCTCAAAGCCCCACTTAGCAACTCTTCATAAAGAGATCCTATTTTGGGAAGGACTACACAATTCACACATCGTAGGTATTAAAGAGGTGACAGAAACATTTCATATAAACAAAGAGAGCAACCTAAGCCTGCTTGAAAAAAGATACAAAGAGATACACCATCCCAAGGAGCAAAATAGATGGAAGGGAACATACTATAACTATAAAAATAGTAAAACACAACAAAAGACAATCCAATCTCTTCTTCACGATCCAATCCACTTTAGCACATATAGCTTTATGGATTTAAATGATATTGCGAGTATCAACTCAAGATCGCTACAAAAACATCTTGCACTAGAGTCTATCATGGATGGCAATGAAATGGTTCTAATTAAACCGAATCAATGGAAAATCGTTGGCAAAGTAACCCAACGTCTATTTAAAGTTGCGGAGTCTACATCGAGCTTATCTGCAACTCAGAAAAATATGTTCGAGCTATATAAATGGAGTAAATCAGGCAATACCATTCCGAAGAATAGACTCGACAAAATACAAGATGTTTTTGCCCAACACTTCTATCAAAAAAGCATTGTGCTCTTAAAAGATGAAAGCAATAACATCCCTACAAATAATTTAGGATCAACTCACTTTACCTCAATTTCGTTTGAGATAGATTCATTAGAATCTTTTACAGAGAGGTTAAAATCATATACTCATATTGAAGAATTTAAAATAGATGATAAAATAGAGTCTAAGGAGGTCGATGAGTTTTTAAAACACCTTCCCACCAATACACAAGTCTTTTTATCCATTGGAAAGAACATGGTGTTCAGTTCAAAAAACATCATCCTATTAAACAAAATACTACACCACAAACAAGTACAACTAGTATGGTTTCGTGGAGCCTCTCTTCTCTCTACAGACTTTAATATTAATAAAGTAAAAGGTGTGATCATTGCACCCTCAACCACCACCTTGGCACAAAACACTACTGCCCAGTCAATTATGGGAGCGAACAGAATTGATGGAATACTTGCAAAATCACTCTCTAATGAGTATCCCATAGGCTATGGACTCGTAAGAGATGATATGGGAAGATTGGGATTTAACACCCCAGAGTATGAACAGATCGATTCTGACAAACTACAATCTAGAATTGATTCACTCGCACATTTAGGTATGACAGAGAAAGCATATCCTGGATGTCAAATTCTTATTGCGAAGAACAATAAGATCATTTTTCACAAAACCTATGGATATCACACTTACAAGAAACAATTTGCAGTAAAAAAAGATGATATTTATGACTGGGCTTCCATCACGAAAGTGGCAGGACCTACCATTCCAATTATGCAACTGTATGAGAAGAATGTCATATCTCTAGATGTTCCATATGCAACATATTGGCCTATGTGGCAGAACTCAAATAAAGAAGAAATTTCTTTACGAGACATCTTAGCACATCAAGCCCAACTGAAACCATATCTTCCACTTTGGAGTAATACATTGGACAGAAATGGGAGGTATAAGAAATCTATAATTCATCATAAGAAGTCAAAGCACTTCAACTTGAAAGTCTCACCCAACCTATACATTAAGAATAGTTTCAAAGACACCATATTCTCAGAAATCACTCAATCAAAACTCCTAGGTCATAAAAAATACACCTATTCAGGTTTGGCATTTTTCACATTCCCTCGTATGATTGAGCTAGTGACACATCAAAGCTATGAGAAATATCTAAGAGACTCCATCTATAGGCCTCTAGGTGCAACCACTGTTACCTATAACCCTTATAAATATTTTGCCCATAATAGGTATGTTCCTACAGAGAACGATCAATTCTTTAGAAAACGTCTTATTGTTGGATATGTACACGATGAAGGAGCCGCATTAATGGGAGGAGTCTCAGGTAATGCAGGTCTATTTGGAGATATCGTAGACTGTGCCAAGATATTCCAAATGTTCTTAAACGAGGGGACATATGGAGACAAGAAATTTATCGAGCCTTCTACAATAAAAGAGTTTACTAGATGTCAATTTCCTGAAAATGAAAACCGTAGAGGATTATCATTCGACAAACCACTGATAGATAATTCCGACAAAAGTATTGACGAATGTTACCCTGCGTATGGATGTTCAAACCAAAGCTATGGACATGGTGGCTTTACTGGAACATTTGCATGGGCTGATCCCAAAGGCAAATTACTTTTTATATTCTTTTCCAATCGCGTATACCCAACGCGCAAGGATAAGATTCTTTACGAACTCAACCTGAGGCCACAGATACAACAAGTGATCTACAACTTAGTTGATTCTGTGGATTATAAAAAGGAGTTGAGCTAA
- the mutS gene encoding DNA mismatch repair protein MutS, with amino-acid sequence MAKQKKYVETPLMKQYYSIKAKHPDAILLFRVGDFYETFGEDAIKGASILGITLTKRANGAASFVELAGFPHHSLDVYLPKLVRAGQRVAICEQLEDPKTTKKIVKRGITELVTPGVSIDDNVLNHKENNFLASLYFTRQSIGVSFLDISTGEFLAAEGDKSYIDKLISSFKPKEILFPKEAKEMLKDVGADAFYTYGLDDWVYNYDNSLEKLTKHFQTNNLKGFGIDTLHTGIIAAGAILCYLDLTQHHQVQHISSIARIEEDKYVWLDKFTIHNLELFGSLHEGAKTLIHILDKTITPMGARMMRRWVALPLKNVEAINHRLEVVKEMYSNDGLQDEIDYELRKIADLERIISKVAVGRINPREVVQLKNALEAIEPIIAYCKASGNETLQSYADQLNPCTAIKERISKEIVAEPPVLLNKGSVIADGISDELDELRSIAFSGKDYLQRLQQRESEETGIPSLKIGFNNVFGYYIEVRNTHKDKVPETWIRKQTLVSAERYITEELKEYESKILGAEEKIAHLELTLYNKLIFALSEYIQAIQLNANILSCIDCLSSFAKVSTENEYNCPEVNDTLIIDIKEGRHPVIEQQLPIGESYITNNIRLDNNAQQIMMITGPNMSGKSALLRQTALITLMAQVGCFVPASEAKIGVVDKIFTRVGASDNISMGESTFMVEMNEAASILNNISQRSLILFDELGRGTSTYDGISIAWSIVEYIHQMKDIRAKTLFATHYHELNEMETSFERIKNYNVSIKESGNQIIFLRKLERGGSNHSFGIHVAKLAGMPKTVVDRANKILVQLESKTKEDVSNEKTTSSVPSNMEGDYQLSIFQLDDPVLEQIREQIKNTDINNLTPMEALNKLDEIKKISGL; translated from the coding sequence TTGGCAAAACAAAAAAAATATGTCGAAACGCCTTTGATGAAACAGTACTATTCCATCAAGGCCAAACATCCTGATGCAATACTCCTTTTCAGAGTAGGTGACTTTTATGAAACTTTTGGAGAAGATGCGATTAAAGGGGCATCTATACTTGGGATCACATTAACCAAAAGAGCCAATGGAGCAGCAAGCTTCGTGGAACTTGCAGGCTTCCCACACCACTCACTAGATGTCTATCTTCCAAAGTTAGTTCGTGCAGGACAACGTGTTGCGATTTGTGAACAACTTGAAGATCCTAAAACAACAAAGAAGATTGTTAAGAGAGGAATTACCGAACTGGTTACTCCAGGAGTTTCTATTGACGACAATGTTCTGAACCATAAGGAAAATAACTTCCTAGCATCCCTCTATTTTACCAGACAAAGTATTGGGGTATCCTTCTTAGATATATCCACAGGAGAGTTCCTTGCCGCTGAAGGCGATAAAAGCTATATCGACAAACTTATCAGCTCTTTCAAACCTAAAGAGATTCTTTTCCCCAAAGAGGCGAAAGAGATGCTTAAAGATGTTGGAGCTGACGCATTCTACACTTATGGTCTTGACGATTGGGTCTACAACTATGATAACTCTTTAGAGAAACTCACAAAGCATTTTCAAACCAATAACCTCAAAGGATTTGGTATAGATACACTTCATACAGGTATTATTGCTGCTGGAGCCATCCTATGTTATCTTGATTTGACCCAACACCATCAAGTACAACACATCTCCTCTATCGCTCGAATTGAAGAAGATAAATATGTATGGCTCGATAAATTCACAATCCACAACCTAGAGTTGTTTGGCTCTCTTCACGAAGGAGCAAAAACACTTATTCACATCCTCGATAAAACCATTACTCCAATGGGGGCAAGGATGATGCGCCGATGGGTAGCGCTACCTCTTAAAAATGTAGAAGCAATAAACCATCGTCTTGAAGTGGTGAAAGAGATGTATTCCAATGATGGACTACAAGATGAGATCGACTATGAGCTTAGAAAGATTGCCGATCTTGAGCGTATTATATCGAAAGTAGCTGTTGGGAGAATCAACCCTCGTGAGGTGGTCCAACTGAAAAATGCTCTTGAAGCCATAGAGCCAATTATTGCTTATTGTAAGGCATCAGGAAACGAAACGCTTCAGTCCTATGCCGATCAGCTTAATCCATGTACTGCGATTAAAGAACGTATCTCTAAAGAGATTGTAGCGGAACCACCTGTCCTTCTAAACAAAGGAAGTGTTATTGCAGATGGCATCTCTGATGAGTTAGATGAACTAAGAAGCATTGCATTCTCTGGTAAAGATTACTTGCAACGCCTACAACAACGCGAAAGCGAAGAGACTGGAATTCCATCATTAAAGATTGGATTCAACAACGTCTTCGGGTACTATATTGAGGTACGTAATACCCACAAAGATAAAGTACCAGAAACATGGATACGAAAACAGACACTCGTTAGTGCTGAAAGATATATCACAGAAGAGCTTAAAGAGTATGAGTCAAAAATTCTTGGTGCAGAAGAGAAAATTGCTCATCTAGAACTAACACTTTACAACAAACTTATATTTGCCCTTTCTGAATATATTCAAGCCATTCAGCTTAATGCCAATATTCTATCCTGTATCGACTGTTTAAGCTCATTTGCTAAGGTTTCAACCGAAAATGAATATAACTGCCCAGAAGTAAACGACACTCTGATTATCGATATCAAAGAGGGAAGACACCCTGTGATTGAACAACAGTTACCTATTGGAGAGAGCTATATAACAAACAATATACGTCTCGATAATAACGCGCAACAAATTATGATGATTACAGGACCTAACATGTCGGGTAAGTCAGCACTATTGCGTCAAACAGCATTAATCACACTAATGGCACAAGTCGGGTGTTTTGTCCCTGCATCGGAAGCTAAGATAGGGGTCGTAGACAAAATATTTACCCGAGTGGGCGCTTCTGACAACATCTCTATGGGAGAATCAACATTCATGGTAGAGATGAATGAGGCAGCTAGCATTTTGAACAATATATCACAACGTAGTCTCATCCTATTTGATGAACTAGGGCGTGGTACAAGTACCTACGATGGTATTTCCATTGCATGGTCTATTGTGGAGTATATCCACCAAATGAAAGATATTAGAGCCAAAACACTTTTTGCGACACACTATCACGAATTAAACGAGATGGAAACTAGTTTTGAGAGAATCAAAAACTACAATGTCTCTATCAAAGAATCAGGCAACCAAATTATCTTTCTACGTAAACTCGAAAGAGGTGGTTCAAACCACAGCTTTGGTATCCATGTAGCCAAATTAGCTGGAATGCCTAAAACGGTTGTCGATAGAGCAAATAAAATATTAGTTCAGCTTGAGAGTAAAACCAAGGAAGATGTTTCAAATGAAAAAACAACCTCTTCTGTGCCTTCAAATATGGAAGGAGACTACCAATTAAGCATTTTTCAACTAGACGACCCTGTCCTCGAACAGATACGAGAACAAATAAAAAACACCGATATCAACAATCTTACTCCCATGGAGGCACTAAACAAGCTCGATGAAATAAAAAAAATTTCAGGTTTATAG
- the gldN gene encoding gliding motility protein GldN, translating to MKRCITLFVFLFTMFGAFSIYAQSGLRMVTVEQRKPSKLPTVREADVIWKKTLWRIIDLRERMNQNLYFPTQPIDTRKNLVSCLIEGIQNGEYLGFKPGESPGDFSEPMTWGELVSSMQPGFANTMSPDSIPDDYNYQDNLDFTLVKQIMVKEVWFFNKQSSIMEVRIEALCPILIYPKDPLYPNQNLLKKLTFWVEYPETRNLLCQRMVFNPYNEARSMSFDDVFINRRFDAYIIGEANQYDNRFIIQYAKGEYALKEAKRIENEIFNWEQDVWEY from the coding sequence ATGAAACGATGTATCACTTTATTTGTATTTCTTTTTACCATGTTTGGAGCCTTCTCGATCTACGCACAGTCTGGATTACGGATGGTGACTGTAGAGCAGAGAAAGCCATCGAAATTACCAACTGTGAGAGAGGCAGATGTGATTTGGAAAAAGACTTTATGGCGAATTATAGATTTAAGAGAAAGAATGAATCAGAATCTATATTTTCCAACCCAGCCTATCGATACAAGAAAAAATTTAGTCTCGTGTCTTATTGAGGGGATTCAGAATGGTGAATATCTTGGATTTAAGCCAGGGGAGTCTCCAGGTGACTTTAGTGAGCCTATGACGTGGGGTGAGTTGGTGAGTAGTATGCAGCCTGGTTTTGCGAATACGATGAGTCCAGATAGTATTCCAGATGATTATAATTATCAAGATAATCTAGACTTTACTTTGGTAAAACAGATCATGGTAAAGGAGGTTTGGTTTTTTAATAAACAGAGTTCGATAATGGAAGTTCGTATCGAGGCTTTGTGTCCTATTTTGATCTATCCAAAAGATCCTCTCTATCCAAATCAGAATTTATTAAAGAAGTTGACTTTTTGGGTTGAATACCCTGAGACGCGAAATCTTCTATGCCAAAGAATGGTTTTTAATCCCTATAATGAAGCTAGAAGTATGAGCTTTGATGATGTGTTCATTAATCGAAGGTTTGATGCCTATATTATTGGAGAGGCCAATCAGTATGATAATAGATTTATTATTCAGTATGCAAAAGGAGAGTATGCATTAAAAGAGGCTAAGCGAATCGAAAATGAGATATTTAATTGGGAGCAGGATGTTTGGGAGTATTAG
- the nagB gene encoding glucosamine-6-phosphate deaminase: MREINQLKQKYQNVVTSVFENKSLGSVAVAKRIANLIRKKATQEKPFVLGLATGSTPLGVYAELVRMHKEEGLSFENVVTFNLDEYLPMAPADKNSYVRFMHENLFDHIDIKSENVHIPDGSLGEDEVVDFCREYEAKIASFGGLDLQILGIGRTGHIGFNEPGSGLYSLTRRVKLDPITIKDAAKDFGGEAGVPKEAVTMGVSTILNAKRVVLMAWGENKAAIVKRSIEDEVTDLIPATYLQYHSNVQYVLDNEAATDLATTEIPWLFGDIEWTDRMIRKAVTWLALQVKKPVLKLTDEDYIKYGMRDLLEACSNSYNINIKVFNDLQHTITGWPGGKPNADDSHRPAPSEPARKRVVVFSPHPDDDVISMGGTFIRLASQGHDVNVAYHVSGNIAVSDEDVLRYAKFIKMFNGAFGGGESIAEDKLAKIVEIIKNRKPEDLDSPEALEIKGLIRRLEALNADEFVGVPENKVTFLDMPFYKTGTVKKKPLSQADIDVIVNYLQEVKPHQIYAAADLADPHGTHGVCFDALIGALKQLEGEAWLEDCVLWGYRGAWAEWNIADVDMAVPLSPCEMDGKIKAIYCHGSQKDNVLFPGEDKREFWERARDRNNATAKLYDQLGLAEYEAMEVFAKYDFRK; the protein is encoded by the coding sequence ATGAGAGAAATTAACCAACTCAAGCAAAAATATCAGAATGTTGTAACTTCTGTATTTGAGAATAAAAGTTTAGGATCGGTAGCAGTAGCTAAGCGTATTGCAAACTTAATTCGTAAGAAGGCTACCCAAGAGAAGCCATTCGTTTTGGGATTGGCAACAGGATCTACACCTCTAGGTGTATATGCTGAATTAGTTCGTATGCACAAGGAAGAGGGACTTAGCTTTGAGAATGTTGTTACATTCAATTTGGATGAGTACTTACCGATGGCGCCAGCTGATAAGAATAGCTATGTGCGTTTTATGCATGAGAATCTTTTCGATCATATCGATATTAAGTCGGAGAACGTACACATTCCTGATGGAAGTTTAGGAGAAGATGAAGTGGTAGATTTTTGTCGTGAATATGAAGCTAAAATTGCTTCTTTCGGAGGATTAGATCTACAAATTCTAGGAATTGGTCGTACTGGTCACATTGGATTCAATGAGCCAGGATCAGGTCTTTACTCATTGACTCGTAGAGTTAAATTGGACCCAATCACGATCAAAGATGCTGCTAAAGATTTTGGTGGTGAAGCCGGTGTTCCTAAAGAGGCTGTTACAATGGGAGTAAGTACTATTCTAAATGCTAAGCGTGTTGTATTGATGGCTTGGGGTGAGAATAAAGCTGCGATTGTAAAGAGATCAATTGAGGATGAGGTGACAGATTTAATTCCAGCAACTTATCTACAGTATCACTCAAATGTTCAATATGTTTTGGATAATGAGGCAGCAACAGATTTGGCTACTACAGAGATTCCATGGTTATTTGGAGATATCGAGTGGACAGACAGAATGATTCGTAAGGCAGTAACATGGTTGGCACTACAAGTGAAAAAGCCTGTGTTGAAACTTACAGATGAAGATTACATAAAATATGGAATGCGTGACCTATTAGAGGCATGTAGTAATTCATATAACATAAATATTAAGGTCTTTAACGACCTACAGCATACGATTACAGGATGGCCAGGTGGAAAGCCTAATGCTGATGATTCTCATCGCCCAGCACCATCTGAACCAGCACGTAAGAGAGTGGTTGTTTTCTCTCCTCACCCTGATGATGATGTGATTTCTATGGGAGGAACATTTATCCGTTTGGCTTCTCAAGGTCACGATGTAAATGTTGCATACCATGTATCAGGTAATATCGCGGTATCGGATGAGGATGTACTTCGTTATGCTAAGTTTATTAAGATGTTTAATGGTGCTTTTGGTGGTGGAGAATCTATCGCAGAAGATAAGTTAGCTAAGATTGTTGAGATCATCAAGAATCGTAAGCCAGAAGATCTTGATTCACCAGAAGCATTAGAGATTAAAGGATTGATTCGTCGCTTGGAAGCACTAAACGCAGATGAGTTTGTAGGTGTTCCAGAGAATAAGGTGACTTTCTTAGACATGCCTTTCTATAAGACAGGTACTGTGAAAAAGAAGCCATTGTCGCAAGCTGATATTGATGTGATTGTAAATTACCTACAAGAGGTGAAGCCTCATCAGATTTATGCTGCCGCTGACTTGGCTGATCCACACGGAACTCATGGGGTTTGTTTTGATGCTTTAATTGGTGCATTGAAGCAACTTGAAGGAGAAGCGTGGTTAGAAGATTGTGTTCTTTGGGGATATCGTGGAGCATGGGCAGAGTGGAATATTGCTGATGTAGATATGGCAGTTCCTTTGAGTCCTTGTGAAATGGATGGTAAGATCAAAGCGATCTACTGTCACGGATCTCAGAAAGATAACGTACTATTCCCAGGTGAAGATAAGCGTGAATTCTGGGAAAGAGCACGTGATCGTAATAATGCTACAGCTAAGTTGTATGACCAACTAGGTTTGGCAGAGTATGAGGCGATGGAAGTATTCGCTAAATATGATTTTAGAAAGTAA
- a CDS encoding LacI family transcriptional regulator, which translates to MAKVRVQDIAEALGIASSTVSRALNNHPKISDKTKKKIVDKAHELGYFDSEVQSLSAFPYKTTAVLYPVSAGDVIQDAVEMISIAEQKGYAVALFPISTPSYITVLSKLLVEKQYHSVIFFFPTTEAVVYLKQLEAKGIRVVVVNPVGQKSDLPTLYIDIYKAAYEAFQHLVLMAGTNIAMVGTPKLPMLHREIERAYIDVLHRNGVAYNPECIYDDSGDLEDLHRWVFSLLDFRRDISGLFTASHHHMLQVVSSLRELGRKIPRDVKVISLSYSDFPNFISPKVTSLNFNIIDIMTKCFEILDHKNVSDCSIDDKCVESSFILRKSTL; encoded by the coding sequence ATGGCAAAAGTGCGAGTGCAAGATATTGCCGAGGCGTTAGGAATAGCATCTTCTACCGTGTCGCGAGCATTAAATAATCATCCTAAGATTAGTGATAAAACAAAGAAGAAAATTGTAGATAAAGCCCATGAGTTAGGCTATTTTGATAGTGAAGTACAGTCTTTATCTGCATTTCCATATAAGACAACTGCAGTTCTTTATCCTGTTTCGGCTGGCGATGTGATTCAAGATGCTGTAGAGATGATCTCCATAGCAGAGCAAAAGGGCTATGCCGTTGCACTCTTTCCGATTTCTACTCCCTCTTATATCACGGTGTTGAGTAAATTATTGGTTGAGAAACAGTATCATAGTGTGATCTTTTTCTTTCCAACTACCGAGGCGGTAGTGTATCTCAAGCAATTGGAAGCAAAAGGAATACGTGTGGTAGTTGTGAATCCTGTAGGACAAAAAAGTGATCTTCCTACTTTGTATATTGACATCTATAAGGCAGCTTATGAAGCCTTTCAGCATCTTGTGTTGATGGCCGGTACAAATATTGCAATGGTTGGTACGCCAAAGCTACCTATGTTACATCGAGAGATAGAGAGGGCATATATAGATGTATTACACCGTAATGGTGTTGCTTATAATCCTGAGTGTATCTATGATGACTCGGGTGATCTAGAGGATCTGCATCGTTGGGTTTTTTCTCTATTAGACTTTCGTAGAGACATTTCGGGGCTTTTCACTGCTTCCCACCATCATATGCTTCAGGTTGTCTCCTCATTAAGAGAGTTGGGACGAAAGATACCGCGTGATGTGAAGGTCATATCGCTCTCTTATAGTGATTTCCCTAATTTTATTTCTCCAAAGGTAACTTCCCTTAATTTTAATATTATAGATATTATGACAAAGTGTTTCGAAATTTTGGATCATAAAAATGTAAGTGACTGTAGTATAGATGATAAGTGTGTGGAATCTTCGTTTATTTTGAGAAAGTCAACATTGTAA
- a CDS encoding dihydroorotase, whose protein sequence is MKTTLITNVKIVNEGKIHKKCSVLIKGDTIEKIFRNEVPQNIIDKCEVLDGDNRYLIPGVIDDQVHLREPGLTHKEDIYHGSRAAVAGGVTSFMEMPNTIPQATDLKTLEEKYDIAANSSLANYSFYLGATNTNIEEVEKVDKKNICGVKLFMGSSTGNMLVDNEEALNLLFAKSPVIITSHCEDEQIIRENIAKAKEQYGENVPISEHPKIRSAEACYQSTVKTIELAKKHNARLHVLHLSTQKEMSLFQSGDLKNKNITSEVCVHHLWFDDSDYEKYGTKIKWNPAIKAASDKAALWEALNNDRIDVVATDHAPHTAEEKDNNYFKAPSGGPLLQHSLVAMLDMARKGNTTIEKVVEKMCHAPADLFEVEKRGYIRKGYKADIVLVDQVPWEATSENTVYKCGWSPFEGTRFAFKVTHTFVNGELVYKADKEGMHFYEENRGQRLTFDRE, encoded by the coding sequence ATGAAAACAACTTTAATTACCAACGTTAAAATTGTAAACGAAGGTAAAATTCATAAGAAATGTTCGGTACTCATCAAAGGAGATACCATAGAGAAAATCTTCAGAAATGAAGTCCCACAGAACATAATCGATAAATGCGAGGTTCTAGATGGTGATAATCGCTATCTTATCCCTGGTGTTATTGACGATCAGGTACATTTGCGTGAACCTGGACTCACCCACAAAGAAGATATATACCACGGTTCTAGGGCTGCGGTTGCAGGTGGAGTTACCTCGTTCATGGAGATGCCAAACACCATTCCTCAAGCAACGGATCTCAAAACATTAGAAGAAAAATATGATATCGCTGCCAATAGCTCGCTAGCAAACTACTCTTTTTATCTTGGTGCTACCAATACGAATATCGAAGAGGTAGAGAAAGTAGATAAGAAGAATATCTGCGGTGTTAAGCTATTTATGGGATCTTCTACGGGAAACATGTTGGTAGATAACGAAGAAGCATTAAATCTTCTTTTTGCTAAGTCTCCTGTTATCATCACATCTCACTGTGAAGATGAGCAGATTATTCGAGAAAATATTGCAAAAGCAAAGGAGCAATATGGCGAGAATGTACCGATTAGCGAACATCCAAAAATTCGTAGTGCCGAAGCTTGTTACCAATCAACGGTAAAAACCATTGAGCTTGCAAAAAAACATAATGCTCGCCTCCATGTGTTGCACCTTTCGACACAAAAAGAGATGTCTCTTTTCCAATCGGGAGACCTGAAAAACAAAAACATTACATCGGAAGTCTGCGTTCACCACCTTTGGTTTGACGACAGCGACTATGAGAAGTATGGCACCAAAATAAAATGGAATCCAGCCATCAAAGCCGCGTCTGACAAAGCTGCATTATGGGAAGCACTAAACAACGATAGAATCGATGTCGTAGCTACCGATCATGCTCCTCACACTGCTGAAGAGAAAGATAACAACTACTTTAAAGCACCGTCTGGAGGACCACTTCTTCAACACTCACTGGTAGCCATGCTAGATATGGCGCGTAAAGGTAACACCACCATTGAGAAAGTCGTTGAGAAGATGTGTCACGCTCCTGCCGACCTTTTCGAAGTAGAGAAACGTGGTTATATCCGTAAAGGATACAAAGCCGATATCGTATTGGTGGATCAAGTGCCATGGGAAGCAACATCCGAAAACACGGTATACAAGTGTGGATGGAGTCCGTTTGAAGGTACTCGCTTTGCATTTAAAGTGACCCATACCTTCGTAAATGGAGAGTTGGTCTACAAAGCAGATAAAGAAGGTATGCACTTCTACGAAGAGAACAGAGGACAACGTTTAACTTTCGATCGTGAATAG